The nucleotide sequence GTGATGTAGGCGAGGCAATGGCGATCACACGGCCACGTGTAGTGGGAAATTTGTCGGTAAAGTTTGGCTCAACTCACCTGTGATAGAGGCAGCCATGGTGAACATTGACAGCAGGTAGAAGAAGCGCATGTTGAACCACGAGTAGTCCGAGAGTGTTGAGGTAAGTATTCTGACCAAGAGGTTGATGACGCCCGAGACGGAAAGGCACCACGCTGCCGTTTGTAAGGAGTGCCCTCCTGCCTGCATGGCGAAGGGCACCATCATGATGAAGTTAGCCTGAGCGTTGATGACCATTGTGATTCCCGTGGCGATGATAAGGGCTGTGGGTCTCCTCAAGATGGCCAGGTCTCGCAAGAGGCCCTTAATGAACTTCGTGAAAGGTCGTCGCAGGCTTCTCAAAATGTTAGGTCCTGTGTCCGTGTGTGGCGGCTCGCGGCCCTCGTGGTATGTGAGGTCTGTGGTGCCCCGGGCCTCGAGCGAGGTCATGGAGGCCATGCTGACTAAGTCTAAAGAGTTATCGGACAGCCTCCTGCATGACGCCAGGGACTGGTGACTCTCACTTAATTCTTTTAGCTTTACATTCAAACCTTCTGAGCGGTGACGAGGCTGTGAGTTGTCCAGTACTGTGTGGGCGTGTTTTGCCGAGGACTTGGGTGACATGAGCGCTTCATGTTGGGGGTGAGGGCGTGGCGGGAATTTCATGTGCCACTCGACTGGATGGTAGAGTGTGGTGCCTAGGAAGCCGTGCAGCACAATTGCCCCGAGTACCAGCGTGGCGCCGCGATGACCGTATGTGTCCTGCAGCAGCTGGATGAACAGGGGCCCCAGGAAGTTTCCCAGACCAACCCCAACAGCAAGGCAAGTGTTGGCCAGCCCGCGCCGCCTCTTGAAGTAGCGAGACAGAATGAGGAACCCAACGGAACTCAGCCCACAGCCCATACCTGCCGGGCATCTGTTGATTATACACACGCAGACTACCTGAGCCTACACGTgccctacagaaaaaaaaaaaaaacgatgaaagacGGCACGGCAGTGGACATATCAGCGAATATTATGCTTACAAGAAGAAACAAATATGGTGCTAAAACATCACATAAAGAGCAGGTAGATTAAGTTATGAATTGTATCAATGCAGCTTCAAGTGAGGTGGAAAGTTTAGAGGCGAGACTTACCACAGCcgagagaaaaggagacgaagaagtaGTGCGGGGAGGTGGCGAAGGCCGTGAGAGTGAGGCAGGTGGCGGTGAGCAGCGCGCCCGTCATGGCGACTCTGCGGAACCCGAACTCCTTGGTGAGCGTGGCCGTTACCGTGCCCGCCAGCCTCCTGGACACCATGTAAGTGTTCAAGAGCACTGCCACGGTGGTGGAGGACGCGCCCCACTGTAACAGCTGTGGCAAGAACAGGATCCCAGAGGAGTTGCCGagcatcgttatcatcatctgtAAGTACACAATACCACTTTCATTTAGTACAGTACCGAGATGGTTATGTAGTTAAGCTAGGGTTATCAAACATCTTTCCTGGTGAATCTTATTATGTTAGAAATAATTGCATTGCATTCAGAAACTCTCTTGGTGCGTGTCGCATACAAATTGGAAAGATTTGCTCAGTACTCATAACGCATCCAATTTGTgctatagtctttccactctatgaagtccgttcagggtggggcaggtatggtcgtttacaactagccatgctgccaaatcaaccttcatacatgcgtctctctcttatttatcatccatgtgctgtttgaaagtgatattttatgtattgcgtgtatagtaaaggaagttacatagtacaattagtgtctatgtttacgatgataacgacgatttgtataaattctatggcatgtgGCAGCGTTTTTTTCCAATGTTgccacgttggtggtggtggtggtggtggtgttgtcccctttcctctctccgctGGGCCAGAGTTGCCAGGTTGGCGGGTTTCCCGCCAAATGTGGCGGTTTTCTATCTTCACTGGCGGGAAAACTGTGATGCTGGCGGGCTGGCGGTTTTCATGGCGGATTTCTGTCTTGCATGGCGGTTTTAGTGGCGGGTTTTTACATCTGAATAAATTACAAGTTATCCTTCTGATCAAAATAAGCTTGGCTCTTAAGATTCACAAGATATGCAGAGGATAGAAAAAATTTTCACACTCAGCTGTCACCCCCGTCAGTGATCTCCTTAATTACCTTGAGGTCCGCCCTCACAGATAAGCAGGTTCACTAATTCCAAGCGGGTCAGGCGTCACGGCTCACTTCCTTCCTGGTCACCAAGCAAGATGGAAGCAACAACTCCTACTCGCTCTCGGTCCAAGGTACTGCATAGcagggaaaaggaaatgttGTACAAAGTAAACAAGTTTTTCCTTGAAGAGAAAGCTTGTAATGGATTCCTTATCCCACCTTCAAAAGTAATTGCTCGGACTGCAAGAGCCACCAACGTTTCAGAAAAAACTGTCCAGCGAATCTGCTCCATACGAAGCCGGACATCACCAGAAAGGACAGCTTTTTATCTCCACAGAAGAGGAGACGCTCTGCACCTGTCACGACTCTGGATGACTTTGATAAATGTGTCATAAGAAGAACGGTCCTGGCCTTTTATGAGAGGCATGAAGTCCTGACTCTACAAAAGATTAGAGAAGATCTTAAGGAAAACATTTCCTTCAGTGGCGGCATATCCTCCCTGCATAAGATTTTGAAGGAGATTGGCTTTAAATATGCCAAAGTTGATGGCCGCAAATTCCTTATGGAGAGGAGTGATGTGGCAGCAGCTCGCACTACGTTCTTGCGAGACATAAAAAAGTTAAGCAGGCCTCCCAGAACATCGTATACCTAGATGAAACTTGGGTGAACCAAAATTACACAGTTTCAAACTGTTGGATTGATACAACGTCACCCAAAGCCACTGGAGTACGACAGCCAACTGGAAAAGGTAGCCGTTTGATCATACTTCATGCTGGCACTAAAAATGGCTTTGTGAATAACACCGACTTGGTATTTCAAGCAAAAAATGACGGAGACTATCACAAGCAAATGAATTCGACCCTATTTGAGGAGTGGTTTAGAAAGCAGCTGCTCCCAAACATATCACCAAACTCGGTGATCGTAATGGATAATGCTTCTTATCATTCCGTTAAACTTGAAAGAAGGCCTGCAACGTCCTGGAGAAAATCTGATTTATTGGAGTGGCTGATAAAGAAGGGAGTCCAGCCCCAAGAAAACTCTTCCAAAGCACAGCTGCAAGAGCTTGCGAAGAAAGTGGATGTCACCACGACATACGTAATCGATAAGATTGCGGAAGAGGCGGGGCATCGCGTTTTGAGGTTGCCGCCATATCATTGCCAATATAACCCGATTGAGCTCATTTGGGCACAAGTGAAGGCTTATGTAGCCAAGAAGAACCCTTTCAAAATGGCTAATCTGAAAGATCTCGTGGCAGAACTACTGAGTGTCATCACACCACAAAATTGGATGGAAGCAGTGCGACATGCTGAAAAAATACAAGATGAAGATGACCAACAAGACATCGCAGCTGAAAATTTCGTAGAGTCCTTTGTGATTAACATCACAGAATGTTCtgatgaggaagatgatgatgatgatgatgatgattaaacaGCTGAGAGAGGATTAGGCCTACTGGGGAcacctctgaaaaaaaaaaaaaaaacgcgcccAGACTTTTACCTCataggtggtgtggaaaaaaagtcgaaaataaataacaaataaatactaCCTACACATAACATAATGTAatgaaatataatatatatatatatatatatatatatatatatatatatatatatatatatatatatatatatatatatatatatatatatatatatatatatatatatatatatatatatatatatatatatatatatatatatatatatatatatatatatatatatatatatatatatatatatatatatatatatatatatatatatatatatatatatatatatatatatatatatatatatatatatatatatatatatatatatatatatatatatatacacacacacacacacacacacacacacacacacacacacacacacacacaaggggttTTCTGAAAGTTTGGGAGAAAATGAACCAAAAACTAAAGCGCcggagtattatttattattattcatttcgacttttttccacactacctaaataataataataataataataataataataataataataataatgattagagagagagagagagagagagagagagagagagagagagagagagagagagagagagagagagattaacagatgggtggtgggtcggtacagttaatctgataattgggagtcgaactggcaccgtcgcactcatgggaattccagaacgtgccctgccctgaacggacttcatagagtggaaagactatagcacgctcgactcacaattgagaggcaagggttcaagtcccggcaaatgtgtaataatatcagcgttacagatataagataatgagcatggaaaaaagaaataatctattatccaaaaaaaaaaaaaaaaaaaaaatagaagtctgATGAACTGATGAATATTGATGAACCcagaatagcctcaccttgtagtagtaccagatgttgctataattataagataaaatgctcacatttactggcttttacagtaatttcgagggtgaggcataatcgcattcataattcgtaagctaagctaatgtgtagtttctatttttacaaaacagtaggtatatgccaatatctaagtgaaaaaaaaaaaaagcattattcacttgcgagcggtaactcttccacacccagctggtggccttgacacattgtggtggcgacgtgactgacctcgtgccatatatatatatatatatatatatatatatatatatatatatatatatatatatatatatatatatatatatatatatatatatatatatatatggcaaatgggcaagcctcttaatgtgtggcccctgttcacctagcagtaaataggtacgggatgtaactcgaggggttgtggcctcgctttcccggtgtgtgttgtgtgtgatgtggtctcagtcctacccgaagatctgtctatgagctctgagctcgctccgtaatggggaagactggctgggtgaccagcaagcgaccgaggtgaattacacacacacacacacacacacacacacacacacacacacacacacacccagtagctcagtggttagagcgctggcttcacaagccagaggaccggagttcgattccccggccgggtggagatatttgggtgtgtctcctttcacgtgtagcccctgttcacctagcagtgagtaagtacgggatgtaaatcgaggagttgtgaccttgttgtcccggtgtgtggtgtgtgcctggtctcaggcctatccgaagatcggaaataatgagctctgaggtcgttccgtagggtaacgtctggctgtctcgtcagaaactgcagcagatcagactgtgaaacagtgaaacacacacacagcaacttaCATCCACAGTAGCTGCTCCCAGGCCCACCACCCAACCCCATCCACCGTCAGGAGGTTGAGGGCCTTGCACGTCTTCTTCCACCTGTGTGTATACATCCTTGGTTTCAGCAGTTGTGTTTCCTTCATACTCTTGATCGTTTAACGCTTCGCTTGAAAACATTAGaatcttttcctgttcttccctcAACGTCTTTGAATTTAACTGTGATAACGAAGCGGCGTCCACGGAGCACCTGCTTTCGTCACTAGCCCGATGCGTCCCGTAAGCTGCATCTGAGTGGCCAGGAGCGTGTGTTGGCTTACTACCCCTTCACGACGTTATGACCTTCACTGCGGACGTGATGCTCGTGATAAGAACGTGCTCGTGtctagataaaaaaagataatggaggTCTCATCTTTCTCAAGGGAGGTATTCGGCGGAAGACATGAAAAATCTTGAAATTTAGATTTAACATCCCTCTTACATCTCTAGAATTTGGTTGTCGTACAAcaaatgttttatttatgtttaattAGGTAGAGGCGCCAAAGGCACTTAAAAATGCCCATATGCGCCGGAGAATTTAAATATTGCATGCAACAAACGCAGGGCATCAGGCTGAAAacgatttttctttccatctatcaGCTTTTAATGTACGTCTGGCAGCTCCACAGTgttactattcctcctcccagCACCTTCCGCCTGCATGAGTGGCGTGACTATCTtagcaaaatatataaatataaaagcaAGGTTTGGGTGTGATCAGCGCGGGTATTCCCCTGCCTGCAGTGATGCCATACCTCCTATAAATCAGCGATGTGTACTACTTGCTCCAATATAAGTAAAAGAAATCACAGATATAGTCTGACCGGGCTTACTTTATGGGTGTGGTGGGGCGAGGGTTCTACAGTactgccacgtttccaaaaaatgcgatgtgaaatggaagttattggtgtacaaggcatcacaaataccatcaattcagatgtataaaatttcgacttgtgtatatagatggctgaatcaacagtaaccatcatatgcataaaaaaaaaaactatatagtaccatacaaacatggcatacatattcaacagtgttgctgatatcaactgtagtaacttataatggtacttagcgtatgtttagggtgtgtaataatatcagcgttacagatataagataatgagcatggaaaaaagaaataatctattatccaaagtaaaaaaaaaaaaaagagaagtcttgtgagtggcggcaatactgatgaacccagaatagcctcaccttgtagtaccagatgttgctataattataagataaaatgctcacatttactggcttttacagtaatttcgagggtgaggcataatcgcattcataattcgtaagccaagctaatgtgtagtttctatttttacaaaacagtaggtatatgccaatatctaagtgaaaaaaaaaagcattattcacttgcgagcggtaactcttccacacccagctggtggccttgacacatgctggtggcgacgtgactgacctcgtgccactatatatatatatatatatatatatatatatatatatatatatatatatatatatatatatatatatatatatatatatatatatatatatatatatatatatatatatatatatatatatatatatatatatatatatatatatatatatataaatgacttactaaagaatcaaaggtaagcagagagagagagagagagagagagagagagagagagagagagagagagagagagagagagagaacagcagtagtgaaaacgtggcaacactgtacagagacgctcgccccctcacggccgtaaattaaggctggtcagactttattttttatagtaGATATATATTGCCACTGCAACTCAATTAAATATTttagtatatcaaagaaaaaaaacaacctgATATGTGTTAACTACCtatacaacaacaatgaaacgtTAACATTTAAcgattaacgatttagatataggaattactagcaaagtatcaaagtttgcagatgatactaagatagcatgtgcagtacagggtgaaaaggacaattacagaatacaacgagacctggacaggctgatagcatgggcagacaggtggcagatggagtttaattctgaaaagtgtcaggttatgcatttaggtaaagacaacacaaactttaactatgagatggagggatgttggctagaggcagtagaggaaggaaaggatttaggagtagtgatagacaggactatgaaattttcaaagcaatgtttagaagcaagaaatagggcaaataggatcctgggttttataaatagaaatgttagttataaaagtaaggaagtggtgcgtagcttatataattcctatgttaggccccatttagagtattgcatacaggcctggtcaccccattataggcaggatatcaacatgttagaagcagttcagagaagagcaactaggatgataccagcattaaagcgcctggagtatagagatagattaaaggaattaaacatgttttcatttgagaggagatgtataagagggatatgatagagttatttaaaatgttctcagatacaaactacatagatgtgagatctttctttaccttagaggagggaagtaggactagaaatcatggcaggaagattagaaagcaaggctgcaggttagatataagaaaatatttctttagtcaaagggtggtagacttctggaatgcattgccagagagggttgtaaatagcactagtttgacaatgtttaaaaacagattagataagcacttaaatttattagatttattattatgtatagcgctgcatgatagtttttataagaaatttaccatagttaaacaagacatgatccccatgtatggggatcacagattgtagaggaattcgctgcaggacttagtcctgttaatgggccaaatatttagaattagtatataatatattgtgtacttgtaagtgtatctttaagtactgatgacgaggtcgctgtgcgactgatacaggataacctagatggcccctggtggccctttgttatcctattatttatgttatgtggCTATTTATTTTAGTGATGATGAAAAACGGTATTGTCTTTGAAGACTTTCTCCGTAATTCTATGAAATGTTAAGTAGTGAAACAAGTATGTGTTTCATACAGCTTTGAGGAATATTAGTAGAATGTGTACCGTTTTCATAATGAAAGTAAATGTTTAAACCCTAGCACGTGGCAACACTCAGGCCTACACTACTAGCAGGACTGGTGTCACGAGTCTGAATCACGTATCACCTGTGTGACCTGGGATGGGTCGTGTGCTTCCGCTGCTCACTCGCCGCACGCACCTTGGCCGGTGGTGTGGAAACAATCTCGGAATTTACTGTATTATGCAATCAGAATTCATAACCAGTAACTAGCTTTGGTATGATTTTAGGTGACTTTGCTGTCAGCAGTGTCCCCCTCAAGACACGAGTCTTAtcaaaggagataaaaggaaccTTCATCACTTCAGTGCAAGTACAAAGTTCTGTCCTATAAAATCTCACGAACGGTAAGACTGAAGAAATCTCTTAAAGCtctattttgtatttccatctagaCAGCTTAGCGTCCATAGGCTTAGATGTCTGGCCTATAGACGAGTTTTGATCTGGAGTCTCACTGTACAGATGTGGTGCGTGTGAGGCGGGGAGTCGGTAGAGTGGCGATGCTGGGGGGAATATAGATGAGGAAATGATGCGGCCTTATCATGTTGTTCAGCCTTGGTATGGTTTGATTTTATCTGTTGTTTTATTGTCAATCTTGTCTTAGATTCTATTTTTAGCGTGTGTGTTTAGATAAAGGTGTGATGCATATTTTTTGTTAATGTATTTGTAAACACAATCCGTTTTCCCTGTTAAGATGTGCAGGAAtggagttggtggtggtactacGTACATGTACCGTGCCATCAACTTTGTGGCGGTAATTCACCATAGTATAACAGGAAACAAAATTCCTGTTTAAGAAATTATGTTAAGACTTTATTAGTTACAACACTAAAACCTTGTACAGCGTCTCACATTGTGActacacgataaaaaaaaaaaaaaaaaaattgataaaagaatCTAACAGATCtttgaacaaggaaaaaaaagaaactacaacAGAATAGGAATAACCACATCAAtatcctttgaaaacagtgaaacaacaacataaaaggATTTTCTACGTGAGAAGTTTTTGTGAATCTATGTGAAAATAGTTCCTAAAACAGGCAACAGATGACAAGACAGCAGTTTGTGTAGTGGTTGTGGCGGGGAGGCGAAGCTGCAGGCTGTGGTAGCGGCCCTCGTCACGACTGTCGGCGTACACGGAGCCACCTGTCATCTTCGCCTTCAGGTTTCTTAGCGGCACTCGTCGTTTGGTGGCAGCGTGTACCTCTGTGGGTGGAGAGTGTTTTAGGGGTTGTGGGTAGCGAGAGCACAGGAAGTTTATGTAAGAGAAGTTAAGGGATGTGGTGTCTTACTGGCCGGAATGTGCCTCGTGATACGCAGAGCAAAGTGACAGAGGTGACACAAACATGAGGAAACCCTTGCACACCACCAGTATAGGAGCCTCACCATGGAGATGGAGAACTCCTCCTGGTAGTAGTCGTACACCACCACTGTGCCGGGTTTCACGTCCTCCACGTCCACGGTTCGCGTCACTTTGAAGTTCACACAGgtgtccctctctctcaactcaTTTATGTAGAAGTTGATCTTGCTGCCGTCCACTTCGTAACGCTTGATGTTCTTGTCCTGCTTGATGAGCTCCTTGAGGTCAATCTTATCCGGGATATAACCTGAAATCAGGTCTACCTCTATGACCACCATGTTGGAGGCGCCGTCAGGAAGGCGGTAGGAGGCACAGGCGGTGATGCGCTTGGTGACGCACAGGCGGTCGGGTACTGTATTGGTGTTGACAGTGAGGTCAAAGGCATCACTCGGCTCGGGATTGGGAATGTTGTAGCGGAGGACGCCCTGCGGGGAACAAGACAATTAGtcatggagt is from Portunus trituberculatus isolate SZX2019 chromosome 36, ASM1759143v1, whole genome shotgun sequence and encodes:
- the LOC123513664 gene encoding monocarboxylate transporter 14-like isoform X1 is translated as MFSSEALNDQEYEGNTTAETKDVYTQVEEDVQGPQPPDGGWGWVVGLGAATVDMMITMLGNSSGILFLPQLLQWGASSTTVAVLLNTYMVSRRLAGTVTATLTKEFGFRRVAMTGALLTATCLTLTAFATSPHYFFVSFSLGCGMGCGLSSVGFLILSRYFKRRRGLANTCLAVGVGLGNFLGPLFIQLLQDTYGHRGATLVLGAIVLHGFLGTTLYHPVEWHMKFPPRPHPQHEALMSPKSSAKHAHTVLDNSQPRHRSEGLNVKLKELSESHQSLASCRRLSDNSLDLVSMASMTSLEARGTTDLTYHEGREPPHTDTGPNILRSLRRPFTKFIKGLLRDLAILRRPTALIIATGITMVINAQANFIMMVPFAMQAGGHSLQTAAWCLSVSGVINLLVRILTSTLSDYSWFNMRFFYLLSMFTMAASITVFPLQTQTEGMTVVLGMWGAAMGMFLGLNSLHTISVVGLDDYAAMMGAWNLTLALSFVTIGPFLGVVRDASDSYAISLWVAAFLVLVSFLLWFLMPAAVAYDERMKAKQVSSA
- the LOC123513664 gene encoding monocarboxylate transporter 14-like isoform X2, yielding MMITMLGNSSGILFLPQLLQWGASSTTVAVLLNTYMVSRRLAGTVTATLTKEFGFRRVAMTGALLTATCLTLTAFATSPHYFFVSFSLGCGMGCGLSSVGFLILSRYFKRRRGLANTCLAVGVGLGNFLGPLFIQLLQDTYGHRGATLVLGAIVLHGFLGTTLYHPVEWHMKFPPRPHPQHEALMSPKSSAKHAHTVLDNSQPRHRSEGLNVKLKELSESHQSLASCRRLSDNSLDLVSMASMTSLEARGTTDLTYHEGREPPHTDTGPNILRSLRRPFTKFIKGLLRDLAILRRPTALIIATGITMVINAQANFIMMVPFAMQAGGHSLQTAAWCLSVSGVINLLVRILTSTLSDYSWFNMRFFYLLSMFTMAASITVFPLQTQTEGMTVVLGMWGAAMGMFLGLNSLHTISVVGLDDYAAMMGAWNLTLALSFVTIGPFLGVVRDASDSYAISLWVAAFLVLVSFLLWFLMPAAVAYDERMKAKQVSSA